The DNA window CTGATCTCAACGGGCCATCCCAGACAGAGATAGGCAACAAAGCTCCACTCATCCGGCACCTCCAGGCAGCGTTGTGCAGCCTGGGGATCGAGGATCGAAACCCAGCCGAGGCCGATGCCTTCCAGGCGCGCCGCGAGCCAGAGCGTGTGGATCGCCATCACGACCGACCAGAGTGCCGTTTCTGGCATCGTACGGCGGCCCAGGCCCGATCCGGCCACCGGGTCCAGATCGGCAAAAACGGCGAGATGCACCGGCGCCTCCACCAGACCCGCTAGCTTCAAGCGCCGGTAGTGTTCGGCCTGTTCGCCTTCGTAGTGCGTGCTGGCTTCGAGGTTGGCGGCAGAGAAATTTTCGAGGATCGTCTGGCGTCGCGCCTGAGTCTCCACCTTCACCCAACGCCAAGGCTGCGAGAATCCAACCGAAGGAGCCAACATGGCCTGCGCGAGGAGATGATCGAGCAATTCTGGTGCGACGGGATCGCTTTTGAAATGCCGTACGTCGCGCCGCCAACGCAGCAGGGCGTCGAACTGGTCGCGGAATTCGGCGGTGAACATTTTATCCAGCAAACAAAGTTGAGCATCGCACATTGCGGACAGTCTGCTATTCTCGTGGAGTCCACGGTACACCTCTTGGTGAGGTGTTGAAAAGGGAACCCGGTGTGAATCCGGGACTGCCCCGCAGCGGTAATTGGGAACGAACATCGCATCCATACACTGGCCGGAGTCATCCGGCTGGGAAGTAGCGATCAGTAGGCCGCCCATGAGTCCGAAGACCTGCCTGGATCAGTTGACCACAACTGACTTCACTTTGCTCTCGTGGGAGGGGCAGGGCCTATGCGCCAATACCAATTTTTCTTTGCTCTTTTTTGTAGTCTTTGTCTGCACGGGCAGACTGTGTTTGAAGGGCTGGTTCACGATGCCCAGAATCGGCCAGTCGACGGAGCGGCACTGACGCTTTTCAGCGATCGCGGTTCCTCACCGCTCGCAAGCACTCGAACGCAGAATGGAAATTTCCGGCTCATCGGGGAAGCCTCGAAAGCGTACTTCGTCGAGGTATCGGCGGACGGATTCCGGAAGATGTTGCTTCCGGTCAGCCCTGGCACGCAGATCGATCTGCAACTGGAAGTTGCCGGTGTTGATCAGCATGTCTTCGTCACCGCCGAGGCGCTGGCGCAGAGCTTCGACCAAGTCTCCAAGGCGGCAACGCTGATCACTTCAGAAGAGATCGCCCAGCGCAACGAGTACAGCCTCAGCGAGACACTGCGCGACACCCCCGGCGTGCTGATCCGCAATCTGGGCGGCCCCGGGCAATCAACCACCATTCGCGTCCGTGGTCTGCGCGCCGATGCGACCTCGATCCTGATCGATGGCCTTCGCTTCCGCGACGTCGCCACCACCCAGGGCGACGCGAGTTCCTTCGCCTCCACGCTGAATATCATCAATGCCGACAAGGTGGAGATCCTGCGCGGCTCCGGCTCGTCGCTCTATGGCTCGAATGCCGTCGGCGGCACGATCAATGTCGTGACACCCCAGGGCGGCGGCCCTGCCTCTGGAGACCTGCAGGTGGAAGGCGGCAATCTCGGCCTCTTCCGCACGCGCGGCGCTGTTTCCGGTGGCGTCAAAGACAACCGGCTCATCTATAGCGCGGGGCTGCTGCATCTGAATGTAATGAGCGGCGTGGATGGCAATGACCGGGCTCGCAGCACTGGCTTCCAGGGCTTTACCAAGTACAGTTTGTCCAAGACGATGTCGCTGTCCGGACGCCTCTTCTTCTCCGATGATTTCGTGCAGCCGAACAACAGTCCGACGGCGAGTGGCTTGCCAACGGCGAACATCCCGAACACGACCATCGTCCAGGCGATCGCACTGCCGCAAAGCGAAGTCAAAAAGAGCTTGCTGGGCCTGCCTTTTGATCCCGGCAATGCGACCTTCATTCCGAATCGCGACGATCCGGACAACCGCCGCGCTTCGCGCTTCTGGTCGGGCGCCCTCGTACTGAAGCAATCGCTCAGTGCGACAGCCGACTGGCAGGCCAGCTACCAGCGCACCCACACCAACCGGGTCTTCATGAACGGCCCGGCAGGCGTCGGCTCGCAACCGCTCGTGTCGAACTTCAGCCAGTTTGAGGGCGGCGTCCATACGGGCGACGCACGTGTGAACTGGCGCCCCACCCGCTGGGACGCGCTCACCGGCGGTGTCGAACTGGAGAGCGAATCCTATCTCAACGCCGACGATAACCGCATCAACCTGTCCACCCAGACCCGCGCCGGGCAGCGCTCGCAAGCTTATTACTTTGCCAATCAGCTTCTGCTCGCCCAGCAGCGCTTGCAGATTTCGATGTCCGGCCGCGCCCAGTTCTTCCAGCTCGAGGAGCCGAGCTTCCGCTACAAAGGCACGGCAAACCCCTATGAGACGCTGCGCTTTTCCTCGGCCCCGCGCGCGCTTACCGGCGACATTGCCGCCTCCTACTTCATCGCGAAAAGCGGCACGAAGATCCGCGCCCACTTCGGCAATTCGTACCGCGCCCCGGCCTTGTATGAACGCTTCGGTTCCGGCTTCACCTACAACTCGGGTACCGACGCGGTGGCCTTCTCGCCCTACGGCGACCCGCGGCTTTCGCCAGACCGCTACAACTCCGTCGATGGCGGCATCGACCAATACCTCTGGCGCGACAAGCTACGCTTCAGCGGCACCTGGTTCTATACGCGGATTGCGCGGTTGACCCAGTTCGATTCCGCCGCCACCGTCATCCGTCCGGCTAGCGACATCTTTGGCCGCAGTTCCGGTTATTTCAATGGTTCGGGCGGCATCTCGCGCGGCGCTGAAACTACGCTCGAGTTCCGGCCCAATCGGGGCACCCTCGTGCGGACCTCTTATACCTATGTGAATGCCGACACGGACCAGGACATCGCGGTCCGCGGCTTCTTCCAGGCCTTGAGCGTACCGGCCCACACCTTCACCGCGATGGTCCACCAGCAGTTGGGAAAACGGACAGACATTACAATGGACCTGTTCCACTCTGGCGATTATTACAACTCGCTTTCCGCCGCCGGACGCGCGCGCGCCTACCTCTACGGCGGCCCCACCAAAGTGGATCTGGTCGGCAATCGCGAGCTGTGGCGGGGCGAAAAGTACCGGCTGAATGCTTATGCGAAAGTGGACAACCTGTTGAACCGGACCTATTACGAAAATGGGTTCCTCGCGCCCCGCGCCACCTTTGTGACAGGTTTCAAAGTGCTGTTCCGATAGGAGAAAACAACTGATGTCGATTGCAACCATGCGAGGGGATGGCGGCCAAACCGGGCTGAGCGGTGGGGTGCGGGTTTCGAAATCCGCCCCGCTCGTCGAAGCCTTTGGCACGATGGACGAGCTGATCTCCAGCCTCGGTTTTGCACGCGCGATCTGTCAGGATCAGGAGATCCACGACGCCACCAAGCGCATCCAGAAAGAGCTGTTCCGGGTGGCCTCGGCCGTTTCGACGCCGAAGGAGAGCCCCAAGGGCCGTCCTCCGATCGACGACGCGCTCGTCGATGCGCTCACCGAACACGTCCACCGCATCGAGGCGATGCCGGGGGTGCTGAACGACTGGTCGCTGCCAGGGGAAGATCCGGTGTCGGCGGCCTATGATGTCGCCCGCACCATCTGCCGCCGCGCTGAGCGTCTGATGGTGGGTCTACGCGAGGCAGGCGACGATTTTCAGCCGAACGTTCTGCGCTATCTGAACCGGCTTTCTGACCTGCTGTGGCTCTTTGGCCGTCAGATCGAGAAGCAGGAGGGCAAAGACGCGACGCTGCGAGACGCGAGCAAAGGGGGGCCACGCTGGTCTCGCGCATGGTAGTGGAGACCCGGGGCCGCTGGCTGATTGTGACTTTCGACGAACCCTGTGCTGTGCTCAGTTGGGCGATTGTGAATGGCGGCTGGCAGCAGACGCGCCAGATTGCGTGGTTGTATCTCGAAGCCAATGAGATTGCCGGCGTCGAGGAGCCTGCCGATTGGCTTCGTTCGCAGATGCACGCCGCAGGGCTGGCCGGAGCGGTCGGTCTCATGACCAGCCGCAGGCAGCACGCCTATGTCGAGGCCGAAGCCTCGGACGGCGATTGCGTCGCCCGGTCGGTGGCGACGATGGGATTCAGCAATGCCCTGCGCGTGGGAGATCCGAGCGGCCCGTGGCAGCCCGCGACGATCAATCTGCTGGTGCATCTCTCGACGCCTCTAACAACCGAGGCGGCGCTCGAAACGTTGAATCTGCTGACCGAAGCGAAGACCCTTGCCACCCTCGAGCAGGGCATCGCCAGCAAACGCTCGGGCGAGCCGGCAACTGGTACGGGAACCGACTACATGGTGCTGGCCTGGCCGCTCGCGGGTCCCAGACAAGCCTATGGCGGCAAGCACACGGCGGTAGGTGCTGCGGCAGGCAAGGCGGCGCTCGCGGCGATGCGGGCGGGCATTCCTGACTGGAAAGCAGAGCAGCATGTCTAGACCGCTCTTCATTGGCGGCACGGCATCACATGTCGGGAAGAGCTGGTTCACTTCCGCCTTCTGCCGCTTGTTGGCGCGCCGGGGTGTTCGCGTCGCGCCCTTCAAGGGGCAGAACATGTCGAACAATTCCTACCCGACCATCGAGGGCGGGGAGATCGGGCGCGCCCAGGCCGTACAGGCCGAAGCCTGCGGCGTGCCGCCGATGAACGACATGAATCCGGTGCTACTGAAGCCGAATTCAGCGACCGGCTCGCAGGTGGTGGTCCACGGCAAAGTCTGGAAGAATGTCCCGGCTCGCGACTACTACACTCACTCCGATTGGCTCTTGCAGCAGGTGCTCGCCAGCTACGGCCGGCTGGCGACGCAATTCGAGCGCATCGTCTGCGAAGGCGCGGGCAGCATCGCCGAAGTGAATTTGCGCGATCGCGACATTACGAATCTGCGCCTGGCAGAAGCGATCGGGGCGGACGTCGTGCTGGTAGCGGACATCGAACGAGGAGGCGTCTTCGCCTCGCTGGTGGGGACTATCGAACTGCTCCCAGAAAGCCAGAAAAGGCTAATTAAGGCTTTTGCAGTCAATCAGTTTCGCGGAGATTTGAAACTGTTTGATGAGGGGCGCCGCTTTCTCGAGGAGCGCCTGCAGATCCCGTGTCTCGGTGTGTTTCCGAAAGACCCGGCGATCCGCATTGCCGAAGAAGACAGCCTCGGCATCGAAGAGAACAGCGCGGATTCTGCGATTGCCGTCCTCCGGCTCCCGCACATCTCGAACTTCACCGACTTCCGCCATCTGGGGCCGGTGGAATGGCTCTCCGCGCCCTCCGCGAAGCAGTATGGGACGATCTTTCTGCCAGGCACGAAGAATACCATCGACGACCTGCTCTGGCTGCGTGCGCAAGGCTTTGACCAGTGGTTGAGATCACAGCACGCAAGTGGTTCAAAAATCATAGGAATCTGCGGCGGCTACCAGATGCTCGGCGAGCGGATTGAGGATCCGGAACAACTCGAATCGACCGTGGCGGCAATCGAAGGCCTGGGCTTCCTGCCGGTACGGACCGTGTTGCGTTCTCCGAAGACCACCCGCTCGGTGCAGGCAACGACGCTCGGTGGCCACTTCTTCCGTGCCTACGAGATCCACATGGGCGTCACGAGCGAAACGAAGCCAATTCGCCCCTTCGCGGTTCTTGAAGACGGCAGTCCAGAGGGTTGTCGTGATACTGGAGTTCTGGGCACCTATCTCCATGGAGCCTTTGAAGATTCGTCTGTCGTAAAGGAAGAGCTTGGAGTTCAGATTGAGGAAGCAGCAGACCCCTACGACGCCCTTGCTGACTGGCTGATCGAACACGCAAATCCCGCCGTACTGGAGGACCTTCTCCGATGACTCCGCTACTGGTGGGCGTTGCTGCCGATCTCTGCCTGGGCGATCCGCGCTGGCTGCCGCATCCGGTGGTGGGCATTGGCAAGCTCGCGGCTGGTCTCGAGAAGAGGGCCGCCCGTACGAAACCCGCCGGCGCGCTGGTCTGGCTCGGGGTCGTAGGCGTGACGAGCAGTGTGGTCTGGTGGACTTGCGAAGTGCAACCCTGGGCCGCCGTCTATTGGATCTATAGCTTTCTCGCGGTGCGAAGTCTCGACGATCATGCGCTGGCGGTGATGCGCGCGCTCCGCGATGGCGACCTGGCGAAGGCCCGCACGGCGGTGAGTCTGATTGTGGGCCGGGAAACGGCGGGTCTCGAGGAGCGCGAAGTCGCCCGGGCGGCGCTCGAAACGGTAGCGGAAAATCTAAATGATGGCGTGATCGCGCCGCTGTTCTGGTTCGGCGTCGGAGGTCCGGCGGCGATGGCTGGTTATAAGGCGATCAATACGATGGACAGCATGTTTGGGTATCGCAACGACAAGTACCGCGACTTCGGCTGGTGCGCGGCGCGCATGGACGATGTGGCGAGCTGGATTCCGGCGCGGATCACGGCCGCCCTCATCTGGCTGGTGGCGGCCTTGGTTCCCGGCATGGATGCGCGGGCCAGCGTCCGCTGTACGCTGCGCGACGCGCACCGGCAACCGAGCCCGAACTCCGGCTATCCGGAAGCAGCAGCGGCAGGCGCGCTGGGAATCCAGCTCGGCGGTCTCAATCGATATCCGGGTGGGATCGTATCGAAGAAAGAGCTTCTTGGCGACAACCGGCGCCCGCTCGACTGGCAGGCCTACCAGCAGATGCGGATTCTTCTCTATGGCGTGACGCTTCTGGCCGTTGCAGGTCTCCAATGGCGGTAACGCACGGCGGCAACATCTTCGCGGTGGCAGAAACGAACGGCATCGCCTGGCAGCAAGTGCTCGACTTCAGCGCGAGCATCAATCCGCTCGGTCCGTCCCCGGCAGCGCGCGAGGCGATTCTGTGTGCCCTCGACCGCATGGTGCACTACCCAGAGCGAACTAGCCATCCTCTGCGCGAAAGGCTGGCCGCCGAATGGGGCGTCGCCGCCCAAAATATCATCGTCGGCAATGGGGCCACCGAACTGCTCTTCGACTGGTGCCGTCACTATCCCGACGGCAGCATTGCCGCCCCGGCGTTCAGCGAATTCCACCGCGCCTGGCCAAAGGCAAACTACTTCGATCTGACCGATCGCGACACCTGGCCCGCCACTGGTCCTGTCGTGATCACCCGGCCCGCAAATCCCACCGGCTATATCGCCGCGCTCGAAAGCGTGCAGCACTATGCGAGTGGACGGCGCGACGCAGTGCTGGTGGACGAGTCTTTTCTCGATTTCACCAGCGCGGCGAGTGTCGCGAATCTGGCGATCCCGAATCTGTTTGTCCTCCGTTCGCTGACCAAGTTCTGGGCGTTGCCCGGTTTGCGGATCGGCGCGCTGGTCGGAAATCTGGACGCGATCGCCGCGCAACGCCCTCCCTGGCCAGTCAATGCCTTGGCCGAGGCGGCTGCTTTGGCGAGCCTCGCGGACCGGGAACACGCGCAAAAGACGCGCGCCTTTGTCGAGCGCGAGCGCGAGTGGTTGCGCGGGCAACTGCAAGGACTTCCGAGCGAGGCAAATTATCTGACCATCTCTACTCCCCGGGCAGGAGAGTTGGTCGCCTACGCTGCCGCTCGCAATGTTCTGATCCGGGACTGCGGAAACTGGCCTGGGTGGGACTTCGAGGGCGTCCGAGTGGCGGTCCGGAAGCGCTGGGAAAATGAGATATTAGTCCAATTAATTCAGGAGTTTGCATGCGATTCCTAATCTTTTTCCTTCTTGCCTTCAGCGCTTTCGGCGCGGCTCCCCAGCGCATCGTCTCGACAGCGCCGAGCTTCACGGAAACCCTCTTCGCTCTCGGAGCGGGTCCGCAAGTGGTGGCGGTTTCCACCTACTGCCATTACCCGGCGGAAGTGAACCAGCTCCCCCGCATCGGCAGTTATCTGAAGCCGAATGTCGAAGCGATTGTCCGGCTGAAGCCAGACCTGTTAATCGTCCACGCGGAACAGAAGCAGACGCTGCAGCAGTTTGCTGCTTTGGGGATTCGCGTGCTGCCGGTGCGCAACAATTCGCTTGAGGAAGTCTTCCTCTCGATCGGGGAGATGGCGAAGGCGCTTGAGATTCCCGAACGCGGCGTGCGGCTGGAGAAGTCCATTAAGACTCGTCTCGCGGCGATCGAGCAAGCGGCCAAGGCCCGCCCGCAGAAGAGTCTGCTCTTCGTCGTCGGGCGGACGCCGGGTACTCTGGACGGCATGGTCGCGGTTGGCAAAGGGTCTTTTCTGAATGAGCTGATGCGCATTGCCGGCGGACGCAATGTGCTGTCCGATTCCCCGGTCACCTACCCGAAGATTTCGCTCGAATCGGTGATTCG is part of the Bryobacter aggregatus MPL3 genome and encodes:
- a CDS encoding pyridoxal phosphate-dependent aminotransferase yields the protein MAVTHGGNIFAVAETNGIAWQQVLDFSASINPLGPSPAAREAILCALDRMVHYPERTSHPLRERLAAEWGVAAQNIIVGNGATELLFDWCRHYPDGSIAAPAFSEFHRAWPKANYFDLTDRDTWPATGPVVITRPANPTGYIAALESVQHYASGRRDAVLVDESFLDFTSAASVANLAIPNLFVLRSLTKFWALPGLRIGALVGNLDAIAAQRPPWPVNALAEAAALASLADREHAQKTRAFVEREREWLRGQLQGLPSEANYLTISTPRAGELVAYAAARNVLIRDCGNWPGWDFEGVRVAVRKRWENEILVQLIQEFACDS
- a CDS encoding adenosylcobinamide amidohydrolase encodes the protein MVVETRGRWLIVTFDEPCAVLSWAIVNGGWQQTRQIAWLYLEANEIAGVEEPADWLRSQMHAAGLAGAVGLMTSRRQHAYVEAEASDGDCVARSVATMGFSNALRVGDPSGPWQPATINLLVHLSTPLTTEAALETLNLLTEAKTLATLEQGIASKRSGEPATGTGTDYMVLAWPLAGPRQAYGGKHTAVGAAAGKAALAAMRAGIPDWKAEQHV
- a CDS encoding ABC transporter substrate-binding protein, which codes for MRFLIFFLLAFSAFGAAPQRIVSTAPSFTETLFALGAGPQVVAVSTYCHYPAEVNQLPRIGSYLKPNVEAIVRLKPDLLIVHAEQKQTLQQFAALGIRVLPVRNNSLEEVFLSIGEMAKALEIPERGVRLEKSIKTRLAAIEQAAKARPQKSLLFVVGRTPGTLDGMVAVGKGSFLNELMRIAGGRNVLSDSPVTYPKISLESVIRLHPDIIVDMGDMAETTGVSEDHKRAVVKLWTDRFGARPVYAVASDIFVVPGPRMAEAAEAFARMLQGVER
- a CDS encoding cob(I)yrinic acid a,c-diamide adenosyltransferase, whose amino-acid sequence is MSIATMRGDGGQTGLSGGVRVSKSAPLVEAFGTMDELISSLGFARAICQDQEIHDATKRIQKELFRVASAVSTPKESPKGRPPIDDALVDALTEHVHRIEAMPGVLNDWSLPGEDPVSAAYDVARTICRRAERLMVGLREAGDDFQPNVLRYLNRLSDLLWLFGRQIEKQEGKDATLRDASKGGPRWSRAW
- a CDS encoding TonB-dependent receptor translates to MRQYQFFFALFCSLCLHGQTVFEGLVHDAQNRPVDGAALTLFSDRGSSPLASTRTQNGNFRLIGEASKAYFVEVSADGFRKMLLPVSPGTQIDLQLEVAGVDQHVFVTAEALAQSFDQVSKAATLITSEEIAQRNEYSLSETLRDTPGVLIRNLGGPGQSTTIRVRGLRADATSILIDGLRFRDVATTQGDASSFASTLNIINADKVEILRGSGSSLYGSNAVGGTINVVTPQGGGPASGDLQVEGGNLGLFRTRGAVSGGVKDNRLIYSAGLLHLNVMSGVDGNDRARSTGFQGFTKYSLSKTMSLSGRLFFSDDFVQPNNSPTASGLPTANIPNTTIVQAIALPQSEVKKSLLGLPFDPGNATFIPNRDDPDNRRASRFWSGALVLKQSLSATADWQASYQRTHTNRVFMNGPAGVGSQPLVSNFSQFEGGVHTGDARVNWRPTRWDALTGGVELESESYLNADDNRINLSTQTRAGQRSQAYYFANQLLLAQQRLQISMSGRAQFFQLEEPSFRYKGTANPYETLRFSSAPRALTGDIAASYFIAKSGTKIRAHFGNSYRAPALYERFGSGFTYNSGTDAVAFSPYGDPRLSPDRYNSVDGGIDQYLWRDKLRFSGTWFYTRIARLTQFDSAATVIRPASDIFGRSSGYFNGSGGISRGAETTLEFRPNRGTLVRTSYTYVNADTDQDIAVRGFFQALSVPAHTFTAMVHQQLGKRTDITMDLFHSGDYYNSLSAAGRARAYLYGGPTKVDLVGNRELWRGEKYRLNAYAKVDNLLNRTYYENGFLAPRATFVTGFKVLFR
- the bluB gene encoding 5,6-dimethylbenzimidazole synthase codes for the protein MFTAEFRDQFDALLRWRRDVRHFKSDPVAPELLDHLLAQAMLAPSVGFSQPWRWVKVETQARRQTILENFSAANLEASTHYEGEQAEHYRRLKLAGLVEAPVHLAVFADLDPVAGSGLGRRTMPETALWSVVMAIHTLWLAARLEGIGLGWVSILDPQAAQRCLEVPDEWSFVAYLCLGWPVEISEQPLLEREHWQERLPLDELVLKR
- a CDS encoding cobyric acid synthase is translated as MSRPLFIGGTASHVGKSWFTSAFCRLLARRGVRVAPFKGQNMSNNSYPTIEGGEIGRAQAVQAEACGVPPMNDMNPVLLKPNSATGSQVVVHGKVWKNVPARDYYTHSDWLLQQVLASYGRLATQFERIVCEGAGSIAEVNLRDRDITNLRLAEAIGADVVLVADIERGGVFASLVGTIELLPESQKRLIKAFAVNQFRGDLKLFDEGRRFLEERLQIPCLGVFPKDPAIRIAEEDSLGIEENSADSAIAVLRLPHISNFTDFRHLGPVEWLSAPSAKQYGTIFLPGTKNTIDDLLWLRAQGFDQWLRSQHASGSKIIGICGGYQMLGERIEDPEQLESTVAAIEGLGFLPVRTVLRSPKTTRSVQATTLGGHFFRAYEIHMGVTSETKPIRPFAVLEDGSPEGCRDTGVLGTYLHGAFEDSSVVKEELGVQIEEAADPYDALADWLIEHANPAVLEDLLR
- the cbiB gene encoding adenosylcobinamide-phosphate synthase CbiB — translated: MTPLLVGVAADLCLGDPRWLPHPVVGIGKLAAGLEKRAARTKPAGALVWLGVVGVTSSVVWWTCEVQPWAAVYWIYSFLAVRSLDDHALAVMRALRDGDLAKARTAVSLIVGRETAGLEEREVARAALETVAENLNDGVIAPLFWFGVGGPAAMAGYKAINTMDSMFGYRNDKYRDFGWCAARMDDVASWIPARITAALIWLVAALVPGMDARASVRCTLRDAHRQPSPNSGYPEAAAAGALGIQLGGLNRYPGGIVSKKELLGDNRRPLDWQAYQQMRILLYGVTLLAVAGLQWR